Within Puntigrus tetrazona isolate hp1 chromosome 17, ASM1883169v1, whole genome shotgun sequence, the genomic segment GGGAAGACCAGCGAACCTCCACACTTTCTCCAGACAAGCTCTCAATGCTCTCAATGGATGGACTGGAGGGCACTTTTTAGAAGGGAAACACATCAAACAGCTTCAAACAACTTATTTTGAAACATAATGTAGAAAGACTGCTGAGGAACTGTTGATTTAACCTACGTCCAAATGGTTTAGTTTGGTACCAAGGGCTCACTGGAGAACAAGCGTGTGTTTCTGCGAGAAGGGCCCAGACCCTGAATTTATAGCAGGTAAAAGGTTCCAGCTCTTTGACGGTGTACGTTGATTCTGTCacattctgaggaaaaaaaaaggaaaattgtacaaatgtcaaaaaatgttctatattcatttcaaaattacagttttctttgtaGCTTACTATAATGagaaaaatgagcaaaaacataaaaaaatctgtaatttggtctgtaactgtaattttatgtatattttgggAAAAAGGTTCAAAAATATGtcctaataataaatattctatttactagtcattaaaaataaacttaaaaaaaaaagatattgttctttccttttcattttttacaactgaatatataaattgcTGAATTTCACCGAGTAATTTATAATGTGCGAATGCAACAAAAGTCTGGGGAATTTAATCAtcaacatatataaacataaagtCATGCAATACCTCTGCTTGTGCCCAGATCCCAGACAGACTCGGACCGGTCCACTGAAGAATATACACCGCATCAGACTGATTCACAGACTCCCAGATCAAAGTTATGTTATGAGATCCGATCCAGGATGCGTAAGGTGCTGCGAGCTGACATACAACATCTGGACAGGAAGAGCATAACTGTTTGTAAACCAATcagcaaacacacaccaaaGTGAAAGAAACCTAATAAACTGTAAATTTGATTATTAATCCTTGCCAGTAGTTCTACTCACTTTGGCAAATGGCATCCGTGCACCGTCTGAAGCCACTTTTGGCTGTCTAGAGTTACAACATTTCAGACATCAGCTCAagcaaatgaggaaaaaaatcaataacaGTCCAGATTGCATATTAACAAATCTTAAAAGTCTTACCATGGGGTGCACTGAAGCTTCAAGAAGCCATTTGTCACATGATGAAGCTTTGAGAGAAATAAGCAGAAAGAGTAACGCTGACAGAAACTGTAAAACCGTAATTTCCTTCCTTTTCCAACAAACGTTTTCCATTTCGCATGCGCCGAATTTCTGGATTCAAAACACAACCCGCACAGAAACACACTGCTAATGTTCACATAACAGTAGCGGGATTCCCCAACGAATTAATTATCGACCACGGTGGGACACTGGCCCTTTAAACATCCTTCAAAGCTTGCGGTCACCTGTTCCGTGTGATTCAGGTGTGTCTGACCAGAAACCAGACAGAAACAGGCGTTTCGTAACAAGACTCTCGAAGTATGTGTCATATATATCCATGCAAACAGATTAAGCAGACTGAACTATGGCCACTTGATTGTAAAGTGTAGAAGTTCTTATCTTTAGAGTTGGCAAAGATTCAAGGCAGTGTTTGTTCAACGGTTAAACTGTAATTGCAATCAGTTCCAATGAAGGAAAAGTGTGAATTTGATCAATAACAAAGTGCTCACTATAGTATGTAAAGGTATTTAGTTTCAGATTGAGCGTATCTAAGATATTAAACATAACTATCCAGGCAGGTTTAGACTGAGAATAGCGAGAGCAAACAGCAAGAGGTTAAttcagctgaaagaaaaaaaaaaggttagatGCCATTTTGAATTTAACGCGGATGAAAACGAGGCTGTGAGGGAAAAATGTAGTACCAGGCATTTTTTAACCTTACGAAACTGTCTTACAGAGTTTTTGCTGACATTTCATCAGCTGATAAACAACAGTACAATCTATCAAACATACTGTACCATATCCATCACAGCCTCGATTTCATTCCTGTCAAAAGTTATAGCTCTGCCCTGACTAAGGTAACTGTTTTCCTATGCCTGTTGATATCATCTGTCACATAATGGGCAAAAATTATTTCAACTTGTTCCTGGGTTtgtaaaaccaaacaaataatGCAGTCAGCATcatgttattcatttatgttttgtgaCCTCTAGGTGGCGATGCTTCATAAAACCTTTGCTGTAGTCTAAATAATGACAGAGATGAATTATGTGTACCTTTTATGCAtgataaaatttaattatatatatttatagtatcatttttaaaaatatgtaatatatttactttatttttttaatggtaaatACATACCTAGTCTCTTCCACAGTGTAGAAAAACTACCTATTTAATCCATGTTTTAGACATTATGTACcacgagggtgaataaataatgaaccatccctttaaaaatgttcatgcatGTTCCATGCTACAGAACATTAACTATTCCCAAACACTGCATGTTTACACAAGAGATTTGCTTATATAACCTATAAAAACAAGCAGACTTTTTCTGAGGACCAGGACTCCCTTCGTATCGATCGAACTAGAGATAGCGGTGTTGATCATTTGCCTTTTGTGAGTTAATGCATGCATGTGGCATGCAAAACATCCACGCGGCAGGAGAACCGTGATGTCTGCTCACTTCTCAAACGAGAGAGCTTTCACTGATGCGCCTAATTAAGCTACAGGTCCTGTTGTGAAGGGGCTCCTTTCAAGTACACAAACCCCCTGCGATTGACCCTGTGATGTGACAATGAACTAGATGTACTTGTTTATGGATTTATCACATGAGGAGCTCTGACCCTTTAATCAGACCTTATAAAtagcagaaatgtttttccaCTGTCTTTGTCCAAGTTGTCTCCTCGCCAGGCTTAAAATATCACACGGTCAGTTCAAAAGAGCAGAGCATGAATATTAGAGTTAGAGTTATGATGTATTATTCGCTTGGTATTTGGGACCCCAACAATGCTAAAAGTAGAGGTTATTTGATGTCAATTACAGGTAAGAATTATACATATAGATGCAGGAGTGCGacttaatttatatttactttaatacaGTGTCTTTCCTTTTTTAGTTATTGTCACCTATAGAACAAGTAATATTAACCATTGGCCGTGTTTCAGAAGTGGAGTAGTGTCCACGAACATTTTGTTTCTGATGGATAAAATCAAGATCCTACACCATACAGTTTTCATAACCGTTGCATTAAAACAGTTTCGtgttgacaaaatattttaaagaagatttttatgtgttttaaaacaaGTATCTCACAATATTAGTACACTTTAAAACAAaggatttatatttaaacatattttaaaatgtaattgatgcCTACAGTCGTCACTGTCATATGATCCCTCagaaaatatgctaatatgccaacaaacacacacacacacttgcatttgTGGTTTACAGTCTCTCTATAGATTATAGTGTACAAACTATATTTTCTATTGCCCAATGCAAAaccccctaaacctaccccttacagaaatCTACTGgcacattttgcatttcataaaacactgtttagtaTTTTTTGAACCTTTTGTTTTATGGGGACATAGTCGCATACACATTTGTGTTCTCGTAAATCACAATTGctagtacaaacacacacacacacacacacacacacacacacacacattatatgcaTACTTTAGTATAAAACTTGTCTGCTGCCACTTCTCACCAATCCAAGACAGGACGACGACAGCACTGTCCAGACTGAGTATCAATGGATTAATAATTTGGATTTACTATGAGCCAAAGACAATCCATACAGCATAACACTCATTCCACAATGCTGCTTAAATTCACGAGGTCTGGGAAAACATGCTTTATGGGCAGCACATGACTGGGATATACTACAGGGTCTTCCGCCCCCGCTTTTCAACTGGAGCACGTGTCACTTGAGGCCATCCTAGAATCccgaaaagaaaaacaaaaagcattttgacgcaagaaaaaaaacgatgTACCACAGCACGGCCTTTTTTGGAATCGGCTGTAACCGGGCCCTCGTGAGGTCATTTTCTAAACACGTTTAACGCAGGTTTTGTCATCCTTCTGCAAATGTTTGAAAATCCCTCACACCTGCTTTAACACGTAACAGCGGGAGTGTGGGACCGCAGCGAAAGTTGGGCCGGGAGGAGGGGGGATTCTCCTAGGATCAGCCCACCACAACAACGCAAAGACCGCTGTGCAAGTTTTATTTCGAGGGCTGCTGAGGATTTGTGGGAACAAAGGTAGTTTATTCTGGGAGACCCTCATTGGCAATATCCAACAAGAAAATCCCCACCACGACTGACAGGTCCTTCTCACTGAAACTGATTAAAAGTAAGCATTGAGCAATATAATAAGGAAGAAATGCGGAAGCTTATTTCTTCTCCCTGATTGCAGAAATACTGCGTCCAGCTGATGTGTCTCGGTTCCCATATTAGGGCAGATGCGAAtgtgtgtgcataaaaataGTTCAAGGCATTCTCCCCAGCCCATCGCTCCAAATCCCTCCGGAgagctttttaatttacagagCTGAAGGAAGCGTCTGTTTTCAGTTGATAGGTGTGTTAATCTGTCTGCTTGTGTGCGAGAGTTCCTGAAAACCCTTGCTAATAACTCACCAATAGGTAGATATCCTGCATGTTCTTCGCATATCACGGACTcatctatttctaattttagccTGGAGAGAAGAATTCGCTTCTAGTACCACTACTTTCATcgaaacaatgaaaaatgaaatgcgTAAACCTTATACTTATAGGGATGCGAGGTAAATAAGCTCATTTACATTTGCTTTTCATATCTTACGAGGTTGATGATAAAGTTCATGCTTCGGTTTTGGCTAAACATCAACTTTCACCTGGGGGAAGCTAGCTGGAGGCAAATGCCAACATGCATGAAATCATcctttaaatacataaacataattagGTATGACACTGTGTAGAAAAATGTGCGGggctaaattaaatgaaaatttgtaGAGAAAATAAACAGGTTTGTGTCAACTACAATTGGTCTCACGCATGTAATTTATGGCTGGAGAAAGGaagaaattattacattttaagaaacatttttagaaacctttaatattgcaaaaaattTTATTGCAAGAGTGCAGCATATGGCTTATGGCTTAACCCTTAAATTGGGCCATTTTTCcaagaaaaatatacaaaactcGGTCCGAgtgtaaaacagaaaatagcaacaatgtaatgaaattaagaaaacattaaatagtattattatatgaaGTGTTAAATTTCacactatttaaaagtttttgaaagACATTGCTTGTGATAATGacgactgcatttatttgatcaaatgcaatattaaaatattactacaatttaatatagctgttctctattttaatacattttaaaatgtttttccatcctctcatgcaaagctaaattttagcatcattactccaatctccagtgtcacataatcctttagaaatcattccaatatgctgatttgctactgtagaaacatttattattattattattattattattattatcataactATATAACTTCCAATTAATTTAACAGATCATAgcatagtataaataaataaataaataaataaattatatatatatatatatatatatatatatatatatatatatatatatatatatatatatatatatatatatatatagcgtatATAAATTATCAGTTACACTATTTTAGTTACAGCCAATACAAGGACATTTTTGTAACAGTCTAGGAAatctttttagcttttttataaaatgcttcTCGACCAAGGCTGCGAATCCCTGCTGAAATAACCCACATAAACAACTTAATCACTCTGCCTCTTCTGCCACCTTTACAGAATGCCATTGCTACGTGTCAGACACGCGGGCCCCGTTCCTTATCCTGTGGAAAAGCTGCACCTTCCCTGACCTGACATTTCTGTTCAGAGCCGTCCATCTGTCATAAACAAGAGGTGTTGACAGCACGGCCCTCTGCATCTTCACCATCGACTGACACAATTTTCTCCGCAGCTGTGAGAAAACAGATGAAGCTTTGAAAACggagagcaaaaacaaacaacgaaTAAACACGATCGCTCGCGCATCCCCAAGCCCAGTTGCCTTCTCAAACAGCGCGCAACTGCCAAGCATTTCCTAAATTTATACCAAGAGGTGAGAAAATCCACAGAGAGCGATTGATAAATACTCTAGTAAATGTGTTTCGGGGGGTTTATGGTGCGTCATGCAGGACGGGATAAAACCCAGGCCTCATCCAGAGCTTAATTCATCCGTCTGTGATGACACATCATTGCACTGTCACCTTCTCGTTCATTACTGTACATTCATTGTATAAGAGATGGCAGAGCTACCGGGGCTTTCGCTGTGGAACGACACGCATAGCTGCAGGACGGCAGGAGACGTGGAGGCATGCCAAAACCAGTCCAGAGAAAACACAACCAGCTCACATTCCTCTACACATCCTTGGCTGTTAGATAAGAGCGGTGTGCTTTTCAAACGTTTACCCCGTGCCAGATTTAGGGTTTCTAAAGCCTGTAAAGCTCCTTAACACAAAGGAGCAAGTCGATTTTCTCAGAATCAGCAGTCTTTGTTTCATATCtcatacaacttttttttttaaaaattgtaaataaagacTACTGGAAATAAATTTGACAAGAAAATACCATTTCAGCCTTTCGACTTCAAAATTTCATGATGAATCGATGTGTCACTTGTGTTTTCTATGTAATTATTTTCCagagaaaaattacatttaaattcaacaCCAACCTTAACCTTAACAGAAGGCATACATGATTATGTTcttgtaatattaataacattaacattgcTAATTTACtgattaaatatacacattcaaatatattctGTTATAAGGACCACCGTTTTCAAATgtctttaataattaatatttaacacgAGGCTGTTAACAAATAAACTGATTATTAAATCAATAACCACTCTTtagagctttttaaaaaaatatgtaatatattaataataataactataatcaaattataaaattatataaaccaTAATATGTTCTTTTCCCgaaaattatgtattttcatcttacagaaagaaaagcttaaataaataaatacataatatatatttaatatttaaatgtattaattttatacaaaatatctgCTTATCTGCTTTTTTGGGGGGACAAATGTATAAGTTTGGAGAAAAAacattgacatttatatttttttagatggcAATGAGCTGGAAAATCACTGctgtatttctatttttgtttcacTGCCAAATCTAACAATCCTGCCACTCCTCCCTATTTACTATAAACCAGAGTTTGGAAGGATACTGATCCAGCATCGACTTCCTTCATCCGTCGTGTGTCATCATAACAAACACTGGACGGAGAGGCAGACACAAACAGACCCTCCTGTCATCTTGAGACAGGGATGCGTTCCCTTTGCATCTACCGCCCTCCCGTTTGTTTTCCCCACCCCTTTCAGTTCCTCCTATAAACTTTGTAGCGTGTCCTGAGAGCCCGTGTGTCTACATCCAACGTTCTCCTGGCGCCTCACACTCCACCTTTTATCTGAAAGGACCGCTTCCTCCTTCGGCTGCCGTTCAAAGGGTAAGAAAAAGGCTTTTAATCAATTCAATCCTACGTTTTAGCCACCCTCGAACGGAATTATTGCAGCTACTTCAGCAACGCAACAtcaaaactttaatattaacaCGTTACGATTTTCCAGACATTGCACGCAGTTTACATcagaaaataagagaaataaaGACATCTAACTTGAAGGACACGGAGGATGAGCTGTCCAGAAGGAACGCCAAAAGCACATTTGCATCCTTAGCTGAAATGCCACTTTTGTAAAAATTTGTTTCCATGCAAATCAGCGAACTGAACACAGCCGGTCAAAGTCAAACAATAACTTGACGAGGTGTAACATATGTGGAATACATGGAATACAAATGTGctttgatgttttcttttttactatACATACACAACCAGCACAGAGGATCTTTGTCCAGTCTGAACAAAAGGCAAATCTAGTTGGCTTTTATTAAACTTCAATACAGCTTATCACAGATGCTGTAGTGTTTACTTTACAGCTAAGCGGTTATAATCGTCACTGGATCACAGGACAGGAATGCAGGGCCTCTCTTGATAAACACTGGCTTTTGGAGACTTCAAAATGAGATCAAGCGCAATAGCCTCTGCTTATGCggagatatttttatttttatcatctaGCCGATGGTTGTTTATCCTGTCCACACGGAGCAACTCGAGTCAAGTGCTGTGCCCGAGGGGCTAATGGCGATGCAGGGTCTCTTAAATCTACTTCAATCCTCATAAACTATAGCTACACTGAGATTTCTCATCTAAAACACTCTTTTCCTGAGGCCAGATAagaaagatagagagacagataaagaaaGAGAGGCAGTCTAactacgttgtatatttaacgGTCAATTAACTTGGTTAATAGGAATGCCGTTCCCGGAAAATAATCAAATAGTGTCTTACTTGGAATTACTTGTATATCGGTTTTAGTCCAGACCTGAAAGAATGCATCAACGGTCGGTGGTTGCCATCGTTTAAAGGAGTGTTGACATTTCGAGGGACTCGACTGAGTGTACGTGATCTTTTGGCAAAGTCTGGAAATACTGAGCACATGTATCTGCAGACGGCCGATAGGAGAATAGCTTTTGCCGTTAGACAAGTGGCTGTCACTCACAAACGCATGTCATTCACAGCTTTTAACACGAGTGCCCTAAAGAGTGCGAGAGTACCAACTTTGAGTGCCACTACACAGTGTTCATGCTAATCACATCACTTTGGAAAAAGgcaaatatgcaaaacaaacGCATGCTATGAATAGAATTGGTAAAAttcctgttgttgttgttgttgttattaaaaaatcCCTAATAAAGAAAGCTCTGAATTTGCATAATATCTACtggaaatattttcatgtagtatttttaataactcaTGTATGTGTTAAACAAACACATGACCTCCCaatacacaaattattattttttttaaataatacagtatattttatttataaatatagtatttataaaacatatttaataataatacaatatatataaacaattacatatcataatttctataaattaataaatataaacaatgcaaTAGTTTTAGcagtatttataaaacatatttaataataatacattataaatacatatactaatatatatatatatatatatatatatatatatatatatatatatatatatatataaacaattacataTCCTAATTTCTATAAATGCAATTGTTTTCttactaaaattatatattggcttataggagaaaaaaaacatcttgataTATAACAAACAGTTTATATACGGTATGATAAACTATGCATCAGATTGTTACACATTTCTCTATAGCAAATATTTTGTTGTGCTTGATGCATTTTTTGTTgtcataaatataaagtaaaataaaaattgttaatattaatatagaattATCACTAcctgaaatgttaaaaagtggGCAGCATATATCAGAGGTTTAAATTAAGGCTGAAAGCAGATCAGAACagatttactaaaaatacatcCAAGTGTAATCACctgctatatttttatttccaaagCTTGTATCATCATCTTAAAATAGAATGATTTCTCTCATTTTCACCACAAGGCACCACAAGAACGCAACAGCACCACCATCTCCATCCGGTCATTCCTCTCACTGCCACTTGTCTGCAGTCTTCATCAGGATGGAGAGGGTGCAGCACATGACCCGCTCAGCCATTCGGAGGGCGTCCAACATCGAGGTGAACCCGCAGACCAAACGCAACCTACAAGATCTCATCATCAACTTCTCCCTCATCCTCATCTGCCTGCTGCTCATCTACATCATCGTCTTGCTCATGTGACACCGAAAGATGACCACCGGCCAATCGCAAGACGTGCTCTACAAGACCTTGGACAATTTTTGGTGAATTGAAAATGTCCTACTGATGATGCAACACATGTTAATTTCTCGaaataatacagatttttcttcatttatgtCCGCAGCATTATATTCTTACAACAATACACATATTTTTTGACTTTTGGATGAGTGCAGATCTCACTTTGTTCATATATGTTTTGTattgggatatatatatataaaacatcgAAAATCGTATGTTAGGTAAATTTTGTATATGATATCAATGTACAAAAGGAAGCAGTCATTTGA encodes:
- the LOC122361773 gene encoding cardiac phospholamban-like yields the protein MERVQHMTRSAIRRASNIEVNPQTKRNLQDLIINFSLILICLLLIYIIVLLM